From one Grus americana isolate bGruAme1 chromosome 32, bGruAme1.mat, whole genome shotgun sequence genomic stretch:
- the LOC129198364 gene encoding killer cell lectin-like receptor subfamily B member 1C, translated as MKLPEPSDAGRGRCPRGGPLPPSLALAGGLILGVAIGALGVLASWRPTGTPLPAAPGCNGSAAELAAALRRGLCEEEEEDGGRGRPKAPCSLCPPGWTPRAAACYRLSAAARTWDDAARDCAARAARLLGPRDLPAVASLEGVSGEPNPLWVGLRFWPSTHTWIWPDGSQHTPPAGQRGGQGRDCGVLRRGRSALESCGAELRWLCRRDALLL; from the exons ATGAAGCTCCCGGAGCCGAGCGACGCTGGGaggg gccgctgtccccgggggggtcccctgccccccagcctggccctggccGGGGGCCTGATCCTGGGGGTGGCCATCGGCgccctgggggtgctgg CGAGCTGGAGGCCGACGGGGACCCCTCTCCCTGCGGCGCCCGGTTGCAACGGGAGCGCGGCCGAGCTGGCAGCCGCCCTTCGCCGCGGGCTgtgcgaggaggaggaggaggatggaggccGGGGGAGGCCGAAGgctccctgcagcctctgcccccCCGGCTGGACCCCCCGGGCCGCTGCCTGCTACCGGCTCTCGGCAGCTGCCCGTACCTGGGACGACGCTGCCCGCGACTgcgctgcccgcgctgcccgccTGCTCGGACCCCGCGACCTCCCGGCCGTG gcctcCCTGGAGGGGGTGTCGGGGGAACCGAACCCCCTTTGGGTGGGGCTGCGCTTCTGGCCCAGCACCCACACCTGGATCTGGCCCGACGGCTCCCAGCACACCCCACC GGCCGGGCAGCGCGGGGGGCAGGGCCGGGATTGCGGGGTGCTGCGGCGGGGCCGCTCGGCGCTGGAGAGCTGTGGGGCCGAGCTGCGCTGGCTCTGCCGCCGCGACGCCCTCCTGCTCTAG
- the LOC129198371 gene encoding C-type lectin domain family 2 member B-like: MEGTRQEEPEVRRRRGKRRRPLGRILVAAAAAAAGLVAGAAAAAAVLAGGDFGAAAGAGGCGCPRGWLGFGGRCYLFSEEEGNWSRGLGRCRDLGGSLTSLDTPEEKGLLARHKGLPHHWVGLWRDPQHRWRWANGSHSQPWFAVRGGADCAYLGDRDGAVQTASCASEKHWICARAPA, translated from the exons ATGGAGGGAACGCGCCAGGAGGAGCCGGAGGTGCGACGGCGCCGGGGCAAACGCCGTCGGCCGCTGG GCCGGATCCTGGtggccgccgctgccgccgctgccgggcTCGTTGCCggtgctgccgccgccgccgccgtgctGGCAG GCGGGGATTTTGGCGcagcggcgggggccggggggtgcGGCTGCCCCCGGGGCTGGTTGGGCTTTGGGGGTCGCTGCTACCTCTTCTCCGAGGAGGAGGGGAACTGGAGCCGCGGGCTGGGGCGCTGCCGCGatctgggggggtccctcacctCCCTCGACACCCCTGAAGAGAAG gggctgctggcCCGGCACAAGGGGCTCCCCCACCACTGGGTCGGGCTCTGGAGGGACCCGCAGCACCGATGGCGCTGGGCCAACGGCTCCCACTCCCAGCCGTG GTTCGCGGTTCGCGGCGGGGCCGACTGCGCCTACCTGGGGGACCGGGACGGGGCCGTGCAGACGGCGAGCTGCGCCTCCGAGAAGCACTGGATCTGCGCCCGCGCGCCCGCCTGA